One window from the genome of Vibrio vulnificus NBRC 15645 = ATCC 27562 encodes:
- a CDS encoding PKD domain-containing protein, with the protein MCNLLKIVLIATLLFLAGCDVDDAADANKYTKPTVNAGSDQVHTLPINTITLHGSAKSWPKLVFSIKTKQWRQISGPQSLTILNADSFTATLLNPTVAGTYIFELYAKDSGDRSNTDQVKIVLRESQPVVAARKSLGYEDDYQQLWQSVATNYPQYDQIQDEWQQLYQPYLIKAAQAQNEEEWQALVAEIFAVLNGPTLTTRQSHKLARTRPDTTSIIWHQENGIGTIEFNTLEEALLLPFSQQLDEAIEQLKGTSEIRLAINDANTLDTQKMLALMEKFTTSDTTLCLKSSKDRDECLLLTRNHSLSGVMVSMNRAKHTPNLSTLADYFDSQQNGEEQFDWIPPFVFDSRWQVDTMR; encoded by the coding sequence ATGTGTAACTTACTCAAAATCGTCTTGATAGCCACACTGCTGTTCCTCGCTGGGTGCGATGTTGATGATGCCGCCGATGCTAACAAGTACACTAAACCAACGGTCAACGCGGGATCCGACCAAGTACATACGTTGCCGATCAACACCATTACCTTACACGGCTCAGCGAAAAGCTGGCCTAAACTGGTGTTCTCTATTAAGACCAAGCAATGGCGACAAATTTCTGGCCCACAGAGTCTAACCATTTTAAACGCTGACAGCTTTACGGCCACACTGCTCAACCCGACCGTTGCAGGAACGTACATCTTTGAACTTTACGCCAAAGACAGTGGTGATCGCTCCAATACGGACCAAGTTAAGATTGTGCTGCGTGAGTCTCAACCGGTTGTCGCAGCGCGAAAGTCATTAGGCTATGAAGACGACTACCAGCAGCTTTGGCAAAGCGTAGCGACAAACTATCCGCAATACGATCAAATTCAAGATGAGTGGCAGCAGCTTTATCAGCCTTATTTGATCAAAGCGGCACAGGCGCAAAATGAGGAAGAATGGCAGGCGTTGGTTGCCGAGATATTTGCCGTTCTCAATGGGCCAACACTGACAACACGGCAAAGCCACAAACTTGCACGCACTCGCCCTGATACCACTTCGATAATATGGCATCAAGAAAACGGCATTGGCACGATTGAATTCAATACGCTTGAAGAGGCGCTACTGCTTCCATTCTCACAGCAGCTTGATGAAGCAATTGAGCAACTTAAAGGAACCAGCGAAATACGTTTAGCCATTAATGATGCCAATACGTTGGACACGCAGAAAATGTTGGCGCTAATGGAAAAGTTCACAACGAGTGACACGACTCTCTGTCTGAAAAGTAGTAAAGATCGAGATGAATGCCTCTTGCTCACAAGAAACCACAGCTTGTCCGGCGTTATGGTGTCAATGAATCGGGCAAAACATACCCCTAACCTCTCGACTTTAGCGGACTATTTCGATTCTCAGCAAAATGGCGAAGAGCAATTCGACTGGATTCCTCCGTTTGTGTTCGATTCACGCTGGCAAGTCGATACGATGCGTTAA
- a CDS encoding DUF2860 family protein, protein MAFKRHSQGISMQVSPTHAAILLSTIAVLASSYSLAEPDPFDPGFSGTISINIGFGQSQSQNNTHEDNEITADLTNQGKKVSQASPFFLGRLQYSFGDTLVFLGNSEEQIAEAQFQAELGVAHRFNNAMILTAALFGNVPSMEEVWRDPYLTGQKRQTTEQTVGGVRFAMDITSPLPISLKYAVASSEVEDDDIGLSQGLTTEARSQLKRASDYQRFGAEISFPLSQSFVLSPAFYYTLRDADGDAKSNQLLTAQMSFLVAQGRHSVITTLRNSSASFDADNPVFSRKQDYESFGFFSVYSYADLWGWRNTQLNVMAGYQESDSDIDFYDSEEAFLSTGISYSF, encoded by the coding sequence ATGGCTTTCAAACGTCATTCACAAGGAATTAGCATGCAAGTTTCCCCAACACACGCAGCAATACTACTTAGTACGATTGCCGTACTCGCTTCTTCATATAGCCTGGCAGAACCGGACCCATTTGATCCCGGCTTCAGCGGCACCATCAGTATTAATATTGGATTTGGCCAAAGCCAATCGCAAAACAACACCCATGAAGATAATGAAATCACCGCCGATCTCACCAACCAAGGCAAGAAGGTATCGCAAGCGTCTCCATTTTTTCTTGGCCGATTGCAATACAGCTTTGGCGACACGTTAGTCTTTCTTGGCAATAGTGAAGAGCAGATAGCAGAAGCGCAATTTCAGGCAGAATTGGGCGTTGCGCATCGGTTCAACAACGCCATGATCCTCACTGCCGCACTCTTTGGGAATGTCCCTAGCATGGAAGAGGTCTGGCGTGACCCTTATCTCACTGGTCAAAAAAGGCAAACAACGGAGCAAACCGTCGGGGGCGTGAGATTCGCTATGGACATCACCAGCCCTTTGCCTATCAGTTTAAAATACGCTGTCGCCAGCAGCGAAGTTGAAGACGACGACATCGGCCTCTCACAAGGATTAACCACTGAAGCTCGTTCACAATTAAAGCGTGCCAGCGACTATCAACGCTTTGGCGCAGAGATCTCTTTTCCTTTGAGCCAGTCGTTTGTACTGTCCCCTGCGTTTTACTACACGCTACGCGACGCCGATGGCGATGCCAAAAGCAATCAGTTATTGACCGCACAGATGTCGTTTCTTGTCGCCCAAGGCAGACACAGTGTTATCACAACGCTGAGAAATAGCTCTGCCAGTTTTGATGCAGACAACCCCGTTTTTTCTCGCAAGCAAGATTACGAGAGCTTTGGCTTTTTCTCCGTCTACAGCTATGCCGATCTTTGGGGCTGGCGAAATACCCAACTGAACGTCATGGCGGGTTATCAAGAGTCGGATTCTGATATCGATTTTTACGACAGTGAAGAGGCCTTTCTCTCCACTGGCATTAGCTACAGTTTCTGA
- a CDS encoding ATP-binding protein — translation MIRAFAILWLAVFVPTTLLIIPSGVNPVLKLNEQFSEDFYKPIYRVNFEVLSKKLLQQPTTQWQQTIDHYAKSFAYPVKLQTLADYQADKAIYASLQQGQVTFLYADPMALLQRVGDSDQVLYIALNESTEHAVLNQAKGTLSLAIEDLRQLPKSEWQNTLAQTNAKLPIHISLTNETQLSETAKHTLLNSPNEIVSYINDEGRVELLAPIDDGLWLRVQDNLSQAVQLKLSTTIALMFFLLISLALILWVYPLWRDLTRLVATATEFGQGKLSQRARASKLSVVSQLSDSFNNMADNIESLIARQRELTNAVAHDLRTPLYRLRFAIEMLEDPHTSDAQKEKYQRAMHTSIDDLDHLINQNLLLSRYNRIADITHFSQCCFARELLNEIDDFKLQHPDLDIQFYCSPELKQHRMFIDNKGLMRAVKNLLTNASRFAQNTIIVSFKYSGTAFHITVEDDGQGVPDEHAERIFEPFTQLDNQARSSEKGHGLGLAIVKQIMLWHKGNAKMVSSTLGGAAFELQWPELHPNTTENEL, via the coding sequence ATGATTCGCGCGTTTGCCATCTTATGGTTGGCGGTGTTTGTACCGACCACTTTGTTGATCATCCCCAGTGGCGTAAACCCGGTTTTAAAACTCAACGAGCAGTTTTCCGAAGATTTCTATAAACCGATCTATCGGGTGAACTTCGAAGTGTTGTCCAAGAAACTCTTGCAGCAACCCACGACTCAGTGGCAACAAACCATCGACCACTATGCCAAAAGCTTTGCCTATCCTGTTAAGCTCCAAACGTTGGCAGATTACCAAGCCGATAAAGCCATCTATGCTTCACTACAACAAGGCCAAGTAACGTTTCTTTATGCCGACCCAATGGCGCTCTTACAACGAGTTGGCGACAGTGACCAAGTGCTGTATATCGCTCTTAACGAGTCCACCGAGCATGCCGTGCTCAATCAGGCCAAGGGGACACTCTCATTAGCGATTGAAGATCTGCGTCAACTGCCTAAAAGCGAGTGGCAAAACACGCTTGCACAGACCAACGCCAAGCTCCCTATCCACATTAGCTTGACGAACGAAACGCAACTTAGCGAGACGGCCAAGCATACTTTGTTGAACTCCCCCAACGAAATTGTTAGTTATATCAATGATGAGGGACGCGTCGAGCTGCTTGCCCCCATCGATGATGGCTTGTGGTTGCGCGTCCAAGATAACTTGTCGCAAGCCGTACAACTCAAGTTGAGCACCACCATCGCGCTGATGTTCTTCCTACTGATTTCTCTTGCTTTGATTTTGTGGGTTTATCCACTTTGGCGTGACTTAACTCGACTGGTGGCAACCGCTACCGAATTTGGCCAAGGCAAACTGTCACAACGGGCGCGAGCTTCCAAGCTCTCGGTGGTTTCTCAACTCAGTGACTCCTTCAATAACATGGCCGACAATATCGAGAGTCTCATTGCTCGGCAGCGTGAGCTGACCAACGCGGTCGCGCATGATTTACGTACGCCATTGTATCGACTGCGCTTTGCGATTGAGATGCTTGAAGATCCTCACACCAGCGACGCGCAAAAAGAGAAATATCAACGCGCAATGCACACAAGCATTGATGATCTCGACCATCTCATCAACCAAAACTTACTGCTCTCTCGCTACAATCGGATTGCCGATATCACCCATTTTTCACAATGCTGCTTTGCTAGGGAATTGCTCAACGAAATCGATGATTTCAAACTTCAGCATCCCGATCTCGATATCCAGTTTTACTGTTCGCCAGAGTTAAAACAACATCGCATGTTCATCGACAACAAAGGTTTGATGCGCGCGGTGAAAAACCTTCTTACTAACGCAAGCCGATTTGCTCAAAACACCATTATTGTCTCGTTTAAATACAGTGGCACCGCATTTCACATCACAGTGGAAGACGATGGTCAAGGTGTGCCTGATGAACATGCAGAACGCATTTTTGAACCTTTCACTCAGCTTGATAACCAAGCACGCAGTAGCGAAAAAGGCCATGGGTTAGGATTGGCGATTGTTAAACAAATCATGCTTTGGCACAAAGGCAACGCGAAAATGGTGTCATCTACTTTGGGTGGCGCTGCGTTTGAACTGCAGTGGCCTGAACTGCACCCGAATACTACCGAGAATGAATTGTGA
- a CDS encoding response regulator transcription factor, whose amino-acid sequence MTSPASYRIMLVEDDLELAELIKDFLQNYEFQIDIVSDGFHAVDAILSNQPDLVILDIMLPGQSGMEVCKAIRSKYHGMILMQTALDDDIDQVMGLELGADDYIVKQVKPRLLLSRIRALLRRHERLTTEGSKDDLQLGPLVINLQHRSVTLHQQALKLTTSEFELLLLLARHVGQVVSRDDIAQHIRGFEYDGLDRSIDRRISRLRRTLNDDPNEPTLIKTIRGVGYQLCASSWETSL is encoded by the coding sequence ATGACCTCACCTGCCTCATATCGAATTATGCTTGTCGAAGACGACTTGGAACTCGCTGAGTTGATCAAAGATTTTCTACAAAACTATGAATTTCAGATTGATATCGTCTCGGATGGCTTTCATGCCGTCGATGCAATCTTGTCAAACCAACCTGACTTGGTGATTCTCGATATTATGTTGCCCGGGCAAAGCGGAATGGAAGTGTGTAAAGCGATACGCAGTAAGTACCATGGCATGATTTTGATGCAAACGGCCCTAGATGACGACATAGACCAAGTCATGGGATTAGAACTGGGCGCAGATGACTACATCGTGAAGCAAGTAAAACCAAGATTACTGCTGTCGCGCATTCGCGCGTTGCTGCGTAGACACGAACGTTTGACGACAGAAGGCAGCAAAGATGACTTGCAACTCGGCCCTTTGGTGATTAATTTGCAACACCGCAGTGTCACATTGCATCAGCAAGCGCTCAAACTGACCACCTCTGAATTTGAACTGCTGCTGCTCTTGGCTCGGCACGTTGGCCAAGTGGTGTCACGCGATGACATCGCACAGCACATTCGTGGCTTTGAATATGACGGATTAGATCGCTCCATCGATCGAAGAATTTCTCGCCTACGGCGCACCCTCAATGACGATCCCAACGAACCAACCTTAATCAAGACCATTCGCGGCGTTGGTTACCAGTTGTGCGCCTCTTCTTGGGAGACTTCACTATGA
- a CDS encoding amino acid permease — protein MTLEEWKAATKFDSTDWGWVIMSIGMAIGAGIVFLPVKVGVLGIWVFLASAVIGYPAMYLFQRLFINTLSTSPKCQDYAGVISGYLGNKWGALLGILYFIMLVIWVFVYSTAINNDSASFLHSFGITKGLLSENPLYGLALVCALVAIASRGEKILFKVSTGLVLIKLCTVALLGVMMIEKWDFANVGTVPAAGAGLKDAIELLPFTLTSILFIQSLSPMVISYRSKEKSIEVARFKAMRAMKIAFGILFVTVFFYAISFTLAMSHDQAVKAAEENISALAMVAQGMDGTTLKLLSLMLNIFSVMTAFFGVYLGFRDSCQGLAMLALKKIMPEEQINRNLVTKGIILFAILMAWGAIVLNLPVLSFTSICSPIFGLIGCLIPAYLVYQVPSLHKYKGASLYLIIATGILLCISPFIAFS, from the coding sequence ATGACCTTAGAAGAATGGAAAGCTGCAACCAAGTTTGACAGCACAGACTGGGGTTGGGTAATCATGAGTATCGGCATGGCAATCGGTGCTGGTATTGTTTTTCTGCCTGTAAAAGTTGGTGTACTGGGCATTTGGGTATTCCTTGCTTCGGCAGTCATTGGTTACCCTGCCATGTACTTATTCCAACGATTATTCATTAACACCTTATCGACATCACCAAAATGCCAAGACTACGCTGGTGTCATTTCAGGGTACCTAGGAAATAAATGGGGGGCTCTGTTGGGGATCCTCTACTTCATCATGCTGGTAATTTGGGTGTTCGTTTACTCCACAGCAATCAACAATGACTCAGCCTCTTTCCTGCATAGCTTTGGCATCACTAAGGGGCTATTGTCGGAAAACCCACTATATGGCCTTGCTTTGGTTTGCGCTTTAGTGGCCATCGCGTCACGTGGTGAAAAGATCCTATTTAAAGTGAGCACCGGCTTGGTTTTGATCAAGTTATGTACCGTTGCCCTACTTGGTGTGATGATGATTGAAAAGTGGGATTTTGCTAATGTCGGTACTGTACCTGCGGCAGGTGCAGGTTTGAAAGACGCCATTGAACTATTGCCCTTCACTCTAACCTCAATCTTGTTTATTCAAAGCTTGAGTCCAATGGTTATCTCTTACCGCTCTAAAGAGAAATCAATTGAGGTTGCACGTTTTAAAGCGATGCGTGCGATGAAGATTGCTTTTGGAATTCTGTTTGTCACCGTGTTCTTCTATGCAATCTCTTTCACCCTTGCGATGTCTCACGATCAAGCAGTAAAAGCAGCTGAAGAGAACATCTCTGCATTAGCGATGGTCGCACAGGGCATGGACGGTACAACATTGAAACTGCTTAGCTTAATGTTGAACATTTTCTCTGTTATGACGGCGTTCTTTGGTGTGTACCTAGGGTTCCGTGATTCTTGTCAAGGTCTTGCAATGCTGGCTCTTAAGAAAATCATGCCTGAAGAGCAAATTAACCGTAATTTGGTAACCAAAGGCATCATTCTATTTGCTATTTTGATGGCTTGGGGAGCTATCGTGTTGAACTTGCCTGTATTGAGTTTTACTTCAATATGTAGCCCGATTTTTGGTTTGATTGGCTGTTTGATCCCTGCGTACTTGGTGTATCAAGTTCCTTCACTGCATAAATACAAAGGTGCTTCACTCTACCTAATCATTGCGACAGGTATTCTACTGTGTATCTCACCTTTCATCGCATTTAGTTAA
- a CDS encoding RidA family protein, giving the protein MKELIASGCAPAAIGPYSHGTAYGNLIFTSGQLPVDSAVGKVVEGGITAQSHQSLTNLKHVLEAGGGSIDTVLKTTCYLANISDFAEFNKVYAEFFNKECPARSCFAVKDLPLGVLIEVEAIACKK; this is encoded by the coding sequence ATGAAAGAATTGATTGCTTCAGGGTGTGCTCCAGCTGCTATTGGCCCTTATTCGCACGGCACTGCTTACGGAAACTTGATTTTTACGTCTGGTCAACTGCCAGTTGATAGTGCAGTAGGCAAAGTAGTTGAGGGGGGCATTACTGCTCAGAGTCATCAATCTTTGACGAACCTAAAACACGTCTTAGAAGCAGGCGGTGGTAGCATTGACACAGTTTTGAAAACAACTTGTTATTTGGCGAACATCAGTGACTTTGCTGAGTTTAACAAAGTCTATGCTGAGTTCTTTAATAAAGAGTGTCCTGCGCGCAGCTGCTTTGCGGTAAAAGATCTTCCGCTAGGCGTATTGATTGAAGTTGAAGCGATTGCTTGCAAAAAGTAA
- a CDS encoding serine dehydratase subunit alpha family protein, whose translation MNQQWNQYIQIIKQVVKPALGCTEPIAAAYAAAVAKRELGCQTPEMIEVRVSDNLFKNSMGVYVPGTGKIGLKIAASVGALAGDPNAELEVLAHINQDNVTAAQQLIDEGRVSVARIDTQEFIFCSVTMSAGDDIVSVTISGGHTNIIQITHNGKVTFDAPQQQRVSTGSVCEGVDISIKQIYDFALKAPFEEIKFILQAAELNSSLAQEGIDNGYGLEIGRTLKCNIEQGLLGNDLMSRIQMMTSAASDARMGGATLPAMSNFGSGNQGIAATIPVVIAADVFQSTEEQLARALIMSHLGAIYIKSYYPPLSAFCGNTVTSAAASMALVYLAGGSFEQSCYAIQNVISDSSGMVCDGAKSSCAMKVCTSSTTAVRSYLMAMGNHSVKNQGIVGNEVEQTIRNVGSMVRLGMPYTDKSIIDIMSA comes from the coding sequence ATGAATCAGCAATGGAACCAATATATCCAAATCATTAAGCAAGTTGTAAAACCTGCACTCGGATGTACAGAACCCATTGCTGCTGCATACGCGGCAGCAGTTGCAAAACGTGAGCTTGGATGCCAGACCCCAGAGATGATAGAGGTCCGTGTCTCTGACAATCTATTTAAAAACTCAATGGGAGTTTATGTCCCTGGAACCGGAAAAATTGGTCTAAAGATTGCCGCATCTGTTGGTGCGTTGGCTGGCGACCCCAATGCCGAATTGGAAGTTCTTGCCCATATTAATCAAGACAATGTGACTGCTGCTCAACAATTGATTGATGAAGGGCGCGTTAGCGTTGCGCGCATTGATACCCAAGAATTTATCTTTTGTAGCGTCACCATGAGTGCCGGAGATGACATTGTTTCAGTGACAATCAGTGGTGGGCACACCAATATTATTCAGATCACTCACAATGGCAAAGTGACATTTGATGCCCCCCAACAGCAGCGAGTTTCAACAGGGTCGGTTTGTGAAGGAGTGGACATCTCTATCAAACAAATCTACGACTTTGCACTTAAAGCGCCTTTTGAAGAGATCAAATTTATCCTACAAGCGGCCGAGCTCAACAGCTCATTAGCGCAAGAGGGTATCGACAATGGTTATGGGTTGGAGATCGGTCGTACATTAAAATGTAATATTGAGCAGGGGTTACTTGGTAATGATTTGATGAGCCGTATCCAAATGATGACCTCTGCCGCCTCGGATGCTCGTATGGGTGGCGCTACGCTACCAGCCATGAGTAACTTTGGCAGTGGTAACCAAGGTATCGCGGCTACCATACCAGTGGTCATTGCAGCAGACGTTTTCCAAAGTACTGAAGAGCAATTAGCACGTGCGTTAATCATGAGTCATTTAGGTGCGATTTACATTAAATCTTACTACCCACCGCTATCGGCGTTTTGTGGTAATACGGTCACCAGTGCCGCAGCTTCCATGGCGCTAGTATATTTGGCGGGAGGTTCGTTTGAACAGTCATGTTATGCGATTCAGAATGTGATTAGCGACAGTTCGGGCATGGTATGTGATGGGGCGAAATCGTCCTGTGCGATGAAAGTCTGCACTTCCTCTACCACCGCAGTACGCTCATATTTGATGGCTATGGGTAACCACAGCGTGAAGAATCAAGGTATAGTAGGTAACGAAGTTGAACAAACGATAAGAAATGTAGGCTCGATGGTTAGGCTCGGAATGCCGTATACTGACAAATCTATTATCGATATTATGTCAGCCTAG
- a CDS encoding helix-turn-helix transcriptional regulator: protein MQLKKLTKSDLDILNSMKNVVDGIARMYGEHTEVVLHSLDAEAPEIIKIANGHITERGEGAPITNLARMKLLEGNDVSDSYLTKTSSGKTLHSITTIVRNPRNKPIGLLCINVDMDVPMQDFLRSMIPQQQNECCAGARSPETFARNIDETIISTIETVQSEVWANETITPSKRNRELVTRLEGLGIFKYKDAVLMVANHLGISRDTIYLYLRELGSD, encoded by the coding sequence TTGCAGCTTAAGAAACTCACTAAAAGTGATTTAGATATTTTGAATTCAATGAAGAACGTCGTGGATGGTATTGCACGCATGTATGGTGAGCATACAGAAGTCGTTCTTCACAGCCTTGATGCGGAAGCTCCGGAAATTATCAAAATTGCCAATGGTCACATTACTGAACGGGGTGAAGGTGCACCGATTACCAACTTAGCAAGAATGAAGCTGTTAGAGGGCAATGACGTTTCAGACTCGTATTTAACGAAAACGTCGAGTGGAAAGACCTTGCATTCCATTACGACGATAGTTCGCAATCCTAGAAATAAACCGATCGGATTGCTGTGTATTAACGTGGACATGGATGTGCCAATGCAAGATTTCTTGCGTTCAATGATACCGCAACAACAAAACGAGTGTTGCGCTGGTGCGCGTTCACCAGAGACATTCGCGCGCAATATTGATGAGACCATCATCAGCACAATCGAAACTGTTCAATCAGAGGTATGGGCTAACGAGACTATCACGCCATCCAAACGCAACCGGGAGTTAGTTACCCGTTTAGAAGGCTTAGGGATTTTCAAATACAAAGATGCGGTATTGATGGTAGCAAACCACTTAGGTATTTCGCGTGACACGATCTACCTTTACCTAAGAGAGTTGGGCAGCGATTAA
- a CDS encoding YkgJ family cysteine cluster protein: MDCRLGCGACCIAPSISSAIPGMPNGKPAGVRCIQLNEHNLCKLFGQPERPKVCHEFKPCPVVCGTTNQQALDNITELEQLT; this comes from the coding sequence ATGGATTGCAGACTCGGTTGTGGCGCTTGCTGCATCGCCCCAAGTATCTCTTCCGCCATTCCAGGAATGCCAAACGGTAAACCTGCCGGTGTACGCTGCATTCAACTCAACGAACACAATCTTTGTAAGCTATTTGGCCAACCGGAGCGGCCAAAAGTTTGCCATGAGTTCAAACCGTGCCCTGTGGTTTGTGGCACAACCAATCAACAAGCGCTCGACAATATTACCGAGTTAGAGCAGCTTACTTAA
- a CDS encoding YcgN family cysteine cluster protein produces MSTPFWQSKTLQEMTEQEWESLCDGCGKCCLHKLMDEETDEVFYTNVACSWLNSKTCSCKDYPNRFSSGENCLKLTQDKIAEFHWLPRTCAYRRLSENQPLPEWHPLITGSKSAMHAAGQSIRNRVVYEIDVKDWEDHVIENPDY; encoded by the coding sequence ATGAGCACACCATTTTGGCAATCAAAAACTTTGCAAGAGATGACAGAGCAAGAGTGGGAGTCACTTTGCGATGGTTGCGGAAAATGCTGTTTGCACAAATTAATGGACGAAGAGACCGATGAAGTCTTTTACACCAATGTGGCTTGTAGCTGGCTAAACAGTAAAACCTGTTCATGCAAAGATTACCCAAATCGTTTTTCTTCAGGTGAAAACTGCCTAAAGCTGACTCAGGACAAAATCGCAGAGTTTCATTGGCTACCGCGCACCTGTGCTTATCGCCGACTTTCAGAAAACCAACCTTTGCCAGAGTGGCATCCTCTTATTACCGGTTCTAAGTCAGCCATGCATGCAGCAGGGCAGAGCATTCGTAACCGAGTGGTTTACGAAATTGATGTGAAAGATTGGGAAGATCACGTCATTGAGAATCCAGATTACTAA
- a CDS encoding putative quinol monooxygenase, which translates to MIHVTAAFVAQAGKETQLHSVLTTMLEPTRNEQGCLRYVLLKDKNDATKFLFQELFADQAAFDFHCDQPYFHALLAKLDGLLAQEPEITFFESAEVA; encoded by the coding sequence ATGATTCATGTTACCGCGGCTTTTGTTGCCCAAGCTGGCAAAGAGACCCAACTGCATTCCGTATTAACTACCATGCTCGAGCCCACTAGAAACGAGCAAGGCTGCCTTCGTTATGTACTTTTAAAGGACAAAAACGATGCCACCAAATTCCTTTTCCAAGAATTATTTGCTGATCAAGCTGCTTTCGATTTCCACTGCGACCAGCCATATTTTCATGCCTTGCTAGCAAAGCTTGATGGCTTGTTGGCACAAGAGCCTGAGATTACTTTCTTCGAAAGTGCAGAAGTCGCGTAA
- a CDS encoding VOC family protein: MTKMIHSMIRVSNLDKSIAFYRDALELEIKDQFVFDTFTLTYLANKTTGFELELTYNHGMNEPYTHGTGYGRLAVCVEDIELAHKRLRDLGIAPSDVKAMDHNQKHLATFFFITDPDGYKIEFLQRQGCYQ, translated from the coding sequence ATGACCAAAATGATTCACAGCATGATCCGAGTGAGCAATCTCGACAAATCGATCGCTTTCTACCGTGATGCTCTAGAGCTCGAGATCAAAGACCAATTTGTTTTCGATACATTCACTCTGACATACCTCGCCAACAAAACCACCGGCTTCGAGCTTGAGTTGACTTACAATCACGGCATGAACGAACCCTACACTCATGGGACAGGCTACGGTCGCCTTGCCGTGTGCGTCGAAGACATCGAACTCGCTCATAAACGCCTGCGCGATTTAGGGATCGCACCCAGTGATGTGAAAGCGATGGATCACAACCAAAAACACCTTGCGACCTTCTTCTTTATCACCGACCCAGACGGATACAAAATCGAGTTTTTGCAGCGCCAAGGCTGCTACCAATAA
- a CDS encoding ribbon-helix-helix domain-containing protein → MCEIFAKQPKENYQTITRSIRIDGHATSVKLEASYWDILQEIADAQQLTVPKFISTVYREALEHNGEVSNFASLLRCACLMYARQPTNVIEVARQELTSRQI, encoded by the coding sequence ATGTGTGAAATTTTTGCCAAGCAGCCCAAAGAAAATTACCAAACCATTACACGTTCGATCCGAATAGACGGACACGCCACCAGCGTCAAACTGGAAGCCAGTTACTGGGATATTTTACAAGAGATTGCTGACGCTCAGCAGTTAACCGTGCCGAAGTTCATCAGTACCGTCTATCGCGAAGCACTTGAGCACAATGGTGAAGTCTCAAACTTTGCCTCGCTGCTGCGTTGCGCCTGTTTGATGTATGCTCGCCAACCCACGAACGTCATCGAGGTGGCGCGCCAAGAGCTCACAAGCAGACAAATTTAA